A region from the Capra hircus breed San Clemente chromosome 9, ASM170441v1, whole genome shotgun sequence genome encodes:
- the LOC102170425 gene encoding trace amine-associated receptor 9 yields MVNNFSQAEAVELCYQNVNGSCVKTPYSAGPRAVLYAVLGLGAVLAVFGNLMVIIAILHFKQLHTPTNFLIASLACADFLVGVTVMPFSTVRSVESCWYFGESYCKFHTCFDTSFCFASLFHLCCISIDRYIAVTDPLTYPTKFTGSVSGICIVLSWFFSVTYSFSIFYTGANEEGIEDLVVALTCVGGCQAPLNQNWVLLCFLLFFIPTVVMVFIYGKIFLVAKYQARKIESTASQAQCSSESYKERVAKRERKAAKTLGIAVAAFLLSWLPYVIDAVIDAYMNFITPPYVYEILVWCVYYNSAMNPLIYAFFYPWFRKAIKLIISGQVLRVDSSTINLCSEEADID; encoded by the coding sequence TGAAGCTGTGGAACTCTGCTACCAGAACGTGAATGGGTCCTGTGTTAAGACGCCTTACTCAGCAGGTCCTCGGGCAGTTCTATATGCAGTCCTCGGTTTGGGGGCTGTGCTGGCCGTGTTTGGAAACTTAATGGTCATTATTGCTATTCTTCACTTCAAACAGCTGCACACTCCCACCAACTTTCTGATCGCATCTCTGGCCTGTGCGGACTTCTTGGTGGGAGTGACTGTGATGCCCTTCAGCACAGTGAGGTCGGTGGAGAGCTGCTGGTACTTTGGGGAGAGCTACTGTAAATTTCATACTTGTTTTGATACTTCCTTctgttttgcttctttatttcatttatgctGTATCTCGATCGATAGATATATTGCTGTTACTGACCCTCTGACCTATCCTACCAAGTTTACAGGCTCTGTTTCAGGAATATGCATTGTTCTCTCTTGGTTCTTTTCTGTCACATACAGTTTTTCTATCTTTTACACGGGGGCCAATGAGGAAGGGATTGAGGACCTAGTAGTTGCTCTCACCTGTGTAGGAGGCTGCCAGGCTCCATTGAATCAAAATTGGGTTCTACTCTGTTTTCTCCTATTCTTTATACCCACTGTTGTCATGGTGTTTATATACGGTAAGATATTTTTGGTGGCTAAATATCAGGCCAGGAAGATAGAAAGTACAGCCAGCCAAGCTCAGTGCTCCTCAGAGAGTTACAAGGAAAGAgtagcaaagagagagagaaaagccgCGAAAACACTGGGTATTGCCGTGGCAGCTTTTCTGCTCTCTTGGCTTCCATATGTTATTGATGCTGTGATCGATGCTTATATGAATTTTATAACTCCTCCTTATGTTTATGAGATTTTAGTGTGGTGTGTTTATTATAATTCGGCTATGAATCCCTTGATTTATGCTTTCTTTTATCCATGGTTTCGGAAGGCAATAAAGCTTATCATAAGTGGCCAAGTCTTAAGAGTTGATTCATCTACAATTAATTTATGTTCTGAGGAAGCAGACATAGATTAA